Genomic window (Mycolicibacterium smegmatis):
CGCTGGGATGAGGACGGCGAGAAGCGGATCCCCCTGGACGTTGCCGAGGGTGACACCGTCATCTACAGCAAGTACGGCGGCACCGAGATCAAGTACAACGGCGAGGAGTACCTGATCCTGTCGGCCCGCGACGTGCTGGCTGTCGTCTCCAAGTAATCACTCGTGTAACCGCCCCGGAGGTCCCCGTGTCACACGGGTGATGTCCGGGGCGGTACGCGTTAGGCGTCTGAAAGAGACTTATGAGCAAGCAGATTGAATTCAACGAAACCGCCCGCCGGGCGATGGAGGCCGGCGTCGACAAGCTCGCCGACGCCGTCAAGGTCACGCTCGGCCCGCGCGGTCGTCACGTGGTGCTGGCCAAGTCTTTCGGCGGCCCGCAGGTCACCAACGACGGTGTGACGATCGCCCGCGAGATCGACCTCGAGGATCCGTACGAGAACCTCGGCGCCCAGCTGGTGAAGTCGGTCGCCACCAAGACCAACGACGTCGCCGGTGACGGCACCACCACCGCCACCGTGCTGGCCCAGGCGCTGGTCAAGGCCGGTCTGCGCAACGTCGCCGCCGGTGCCAACCCGATCGCCCTTGGTTCGGGCATCAGCAAGGCCGCCAACGCGACCAGCGAGGCGCTTCTCGCCTCGGCCACGCCGGTCGACGACAAGAAGGCCATCGCGCAGGTCGCCACCGTCTCGTCGCGCGACGAGCAGGTCGGCGAACTCGTCGGTGAGGCCATGACCAAGGTGGGTCACGACGGCGTCGTCACCGTCGAGGAATCCTCGACGCTGGAGACCTACCTCGAGGTCACCGAGGGCGTCGGCTTCGACAAGGGCTTCCTGTCGGCCTACTTCGTCACCGACTTCGACTCGCAGGAAGCAGTTCTCGAAGACGCGCTGGTGCTGCTGCACCGCGACAAGATCAGCTCGCTGCCGGATCTGCTGCCGCTGCTGGAGAAGGTCGCCGAGGCAGGCAAGCCGCTGCTGATCGTCGCCGAGGACGTCGAGGGCGAAGCCCTGTCGACCCTCGTCGTCAACGCGATCCGCAAGACGCTCAAGGCCGTTGCGGTCAAGGCGCCGTTCTTCGGTGATCGCCGCAAGGCGTTCCTGGACGATCTCGCGATCGTCACCGGCGGCCAGGTCGTCAACCCCGACGTCGGCCTCCTGCTGCGTGAGGTCGGCCTGGAGGTCCTCGGCTCGGCACGTCGTGTCGTGGTCAACAAGGACAGCACCGTGATCGTCGACGGCGGCGGCACCGCCGAGGCGATCGCCGATCGCGTCAAGCAGATCAAGTCCGAGATCGAGACCACCGACTCCGACTGGGATCGCGAGAAGCTGCAGGAGCGGCTGGCCAAGCTGGCCGGCGGCGTCGCGGTGATCAAGGTCGGCGCGGCCACCGAGACCGACCTGAAGAAGCGCAAGGAAGCGGTCGAGGACGCGGTTGCCGCGGCCAAGGCAGCGGTCGAGGAGGGCATCGTGACCGGCGGCGGCGCCGCACTGGTGCAGGCCCGCTCGGCGGTGGAGAAGCTCCGCGGCGAGCTCAGCGGTGACGAGGCGCTCGGCGTCGACGTCTTCGCCTCGGCGCTGTCGGCTCCGCTCTACTGGATCGCCACCAACGCCGGCCTCGACGGTTCCGTCGTGGTGAACAAGGTCTCCGAACTTCCCAAGGGGCAGGGCTTCAACGCCGCCACGCTGGAGTTCGGTGATCTGGTCTCCGCCGGCGTCGTCGATCCGGCCAAGGTGACCCGCTCGGCTGTTCTCAACGCCGCCTCGGTGGCCCGGATGATCCTGACGACGGAGACCGCCGTCGTCGACAAGCCGGCCGACGAGGACGAGCACGGCCACGGCCACCACCACGGCCACGCTCAC
Coding sequences:
- the groES gene encoding co-chaperone GroES; the encoded protein is MASVNIKPLEDKILVQANEAETTTASGLVIPDTAKEKPQEGTVVAVGPGRWDEDGEKRIPLDVAEGDTVIYSKYGGTEIKYNGEEYLILSARDVLAVVSK
- the groL gene encoding chaperonin GroEL (60 kDa chaperone family; promotes refolding of misfolded polypeptides especially under stressful conditions; forms two stacked rings of heptamers to form a barrel-shaped 14mer; ends can be capped by GroES; misfolded proteins enter the barrel where they are refolded when GroES binds) produces the protein MSKQIEFNETARRAMEAGVDKLADAVKVTLGPRGRHVVLAKSFGGPQVTNDGVTIAREIDLEDPYENLGAQLVKSVATKTNDVAGDGTTTATVLAQALVKAGLRNVAAGANPIALGSGISKAANATSEALLASATPVDDKKAIAQVATVSSRDEQVGELVGEAMTKVGHDGVVTVEESSTLETYLEVTEGVGFDKGFLSAYFVTDFDSQEAVLEDALVLLHRDKISSLPDLLPLLEKVAEAGKPLLIVAEDVEGEALSTLVVNAIRKTLKAVAVKAPFFGDRRKAFLDDLAIVTGGQVVNPDVGLLLREVGLEVLGSARRVVVNKDSTVIVDGGGTAEAIADRVKQIKSEIETTDSDWDREKLQERLAKLAGGVAVIKVGAATETDLKKRKEAVEDAVAAAKAAVEEGIVTGGGAALVQARSAVEKLRGELSGDEALGVDVFASALSAPLYWIATNAGLDGSVVVNKVSELPKGQGFNAATLEFGDLVSAGVVDPAKVTRSAVLNAASVARMILTTETAVVDKPADEDEHGHGHHHGHAH